One Labeo rohita strain BAU-BD-2019 chromosome 12, IGBB_LRoh.1.0, whole genome shotgun sequence genomic region harbors:
- the dnai2a gene encoding dynein, axonemal, intermediate chain 2a, which produces MEMDHSSNLTESTVEHEDVPPDPALQEICGSDVYTEFSEDVLMLEVSTMTSTEKVSQGVNHVEGGWPKKINADDVEVTARYKKNCLKDEHCQHIVMELASVMEHYLRLKESKNCFPDLKDDSVVEEMEYEPSARIINMLRDPNKIKRTASSLSWHPLDYHKLAVAYSCLEFQRAPKKMSFDSYIWNIEICNKPEMILKPVSPLICLEYNHRDTHILIGGSYNGQIGYWDTRSGSQPVQMSATEHCHKDPVYKVIWLQTKIGTEAFSASTDGQVLFWDIRMMNEPTKQLVLDPSKKGNRENAYGAVSMEFENSMAKFLVGTEQGLVVSCNRKLETTDDPIVCTYSGHHGPIYAIQRNPFFPKNFLTVADWTARIWSEDIKESSLISTKYHMTSLLDGCWSPVRPSVFFTVKMDGTLDVWDILFKQKDPALSLKVCDEALYSIRVRDKDSLVCCGSQLGTVRLLKMSPDLCTLQKNEKALVSEMFERETKREKILEAQYRERHQMKHSCSEEDEGRKEDMEELLACTETEFFETVEAEKKKIEDEEKGRRKVACVKTPKQDTDPKPPGKESFSD; this is translated from the exons ATGGAGATGGACCATTCGTCCAACCTTACAGAAAGTACTGTGGAACATGAGGACGTCCCGCCTGATCCTGCTTTGCAAGAGATCTGTGGATCTGATGTATACACAGAATTCAGCGAGGATGTGTTAATGCTTGAG GTGAGCACAATGACTTCAACTGAAAAAGTGTCACAAGGAGTAAACCATGTAGAAGGGGGATGGCCAAAAAAGATCAATGCAGACGACGTGGAGGTGACTGCCCGCTACAAGAAGAACTGTCTGAAGGATGAGCATTGTCAGCACATAGTTATGGAGCTTGCTAGT GTCATGGAACACTACTTGAGGTTGAAAGAATCAAAAAATTGTTTCCCAGATTTAAAAGATGACAGCGTGGTAGAGGAAATGGAGTATGAGCCATCAGCAAGAATCATCAATATGTTGAG agacccaaataaaataaaacggacTGCCTCCAGTTTGTCCTGGCACCCGCTCGATTATCATAAACTAGCTGTTGCCTACTCTTGCCTAGAATTTCAGAGAGCACCCAAAAAGATGAGCTTTGACTCCTACATATGGAACATTG AAATTTGCAATAAACCTGAGATGATTCTGAAACCTGTATCTCCGCTTATTTGTCTGGAGTACAACCACAGAGATACTCACATCCTTATTGGGGGAAGCTACAACGGACAGATCG GCTATTGGGACACAAGGAGTGGCAGCCAGCCAGTACAGATGTCTGCCACTGAGCATTGCCATAAAGATCCTGTTTACAAGGTCATCTGGCTGCAGACAAAGATAGGGACTGAAGCTTTCTCAGCTTCTACAGATGGTCAG GTACTTTTCTGGGACATTCGTATGATGAATGAGCCCACCAAGCAGCTTGTGTTGGATCCCAGTAAAAAGGGAAACCGTGAAAATGCCTACGGCGCAGTCTCAATGGAGTTTGAAAACAGTATG GCCAAGTTTCTGGTGGGCACAGAGCAGGGGCTTGTGGTCTCGTGCAATCGCAAGTTAGAGACCACAGATGATCCGATTGTATGCACATACAGCGGACACCACGGCCCCATTTACGCCATCCAAAGAAACCCCTTTTTTCCAAAGAACTTCTTGACCGTAGCTGATTGGACCGCCCGCATCTGGTCAGAGGACATCAAAGAGTCCTCCCTCATTTCAACCAA ATATCACATGACCAGTCTGTTAGATGGCTGTTGGAGTCCAGTCAGACCCTCCGTCTTCTTTACGGTGAAGATGGATGGCACCTTGGATGTGTGGGACATACTGTTTAAACAGAAGGACCCTGCTCTCAGTCTCAAA gTTTGTGATGAAGCTCTTTACAGCATCCGTGTACGAGATAAAGACTCTTTGGTATGCTGTGGGTCTCAGCTGGGTACCGTCAGACTGCTGAAGATGTCACCGGACCTGTGCACTCTGCAGAAGAACGAGAAGGCCCTGGTCTCAGAG ATGTTTGAACGTGAGACCAAGAGAGAAAAGATTCTGGAAGCTCAGTACAGAGAGAGACATCAGATGAAACATAGCTGCTCCGAAGAGGATGAAGGGCGAAAGGAAGACATGGAGGAACTGCTGGCCTGTACAGAGACAGAGTTTTTTGAGACTGTGGAAGCTGAGAAGAAGAAAATAGAGGATGAGGAGAAAGGGAGAAG GAAAGTGGCATGTGTGAAGACACCCAAGCAGGACACGGATCCTAAACCCCCCGGAAAAGAAAGCTTTTCTGATTGA